The stretch of DNA CTCGGCTATTTCGAGGATCAGGCGGCAACGGATGCCGTGATCGATTCCGACGGCTGGTTCCATACGGGTGACGTCGGCCGCTTGGACGAGCATGGCTGCCTGAAGATCACCGATCGCATCAAGGACATGTTCATCGTCGGCGGCTTCAACGTCTACCCGGCCGAGATCGAGAACGTGCTGCGGCGGCATCCCGCCGTCAACGAGTCGGCCGTCGTCGAGGTGACGGATGCCCGTCTCGGACACGTGGGTCGTGCCTACGTGGCGCTGCTGCACGATGCGGATCCACGGCCGAATTCGGCCGATCTCGAGGCGTTCTGCCGTGAGAGGCTCGCGAACTTCAAGGTGCCGCGCGACTTCATCTTCGTCGACGATTTTCCGCGCAACGCGACCGGCAAAATCCAGAAGGCCGAGCTGCGCGAGGCTGCCGCCGGCTAAACGCCGCCGAACGCACAGAAGGGGCTGGCCGCGAGGCCAGCCCCTTCTGTGCATCCGTCCTAGCTCAAGCGTTCGAGCACCATCGCCATGCCCTGACCACCGGCCACGCACATGGTCTCGAGCGCGAACTGCTCGTCGCGCTCCTGCAGAGCGTGAATGGCGGTTGCGGTCATCCGTGCACCGGTCATACCGAACGGGTGGCCCAGCGCGATTGCGCCGCCGTTTACGTTCACACGGTCGGCGCTCATCCCGATATCGTCGATCGACGGCAGCACCTGGGCCGCGAACGCCTCGTTCAACTCCATGATGTCGATGTCGCCGATCGACATCTTCGCATTCGCAAGCGCTCGCTGGACCGCCTGCACCGGGCCGAGGCCCATGATTTCGGGGCTGAGCGCCGAGACGCCGGTCGAGACAATGCGCGCGAGCGGGGTGAGACCGAGGTCCTTCGCTTTGCGGTCGCTCATGATCACCAGGGCTGCGGCGCCGTCGTTCACCGGGCAGCAGTTGGCGGCCGTGACCGTCCCGCCCTCCCGGAACACCGGCTGCAACGACGACACCTTTTCAAGCGTCACGCCCGCGCGCGGGCCGTCGTCGGTCGCTACGCGCGTGCCATCAGCCAGGGTCACCGGGGTGATGTCTTGCACCCAGAAGCCACGGGCCGCGGCTGCCTCGGCCCGGTTCTGGCTAATGACAGCCCATTCGTCCTGTGCGGCACGCGAGACACCGCGCACCTGGGCCACATTCTCGGCGGTCTCGCCCATGGCGATGTAGATGTCGGGCAGCTCGCCCGCCTCGCGCGGATCGCTCCAGGTCGATCCGGCTGCGGCCGCACGGTCCAGAGTGCGCTGCATCGCTGCGGCGTAGCTCGGGTTCTTCGTGTCGGGCATGCCGTCGGACTTGCCGGAGCCAAAGCGCGACACCGTCTCGACGCCGGCCGAGATGAATGCCTCGCCCTCGCCACTCTTGATGGCGTGGAAAGCCATTCGAGTGGTCTGCAGCGACGACGAGCAGTACCGCTGCACGGTCGTGCCCGGCACCGTGTCGAGGCCGAGTTGCAGGGCGACGATGCGGGCGATGTTGTACCCCTGCTCACCGGCAGGCTGGGCACAGCCCATCATGAGGTCGTCGATGGTGGCGGCGTCCAGAGCGGGCACCTGGTCGAGCGCGGCCCGCACCATCTGCGCGGCGAGGTCGTCGGCGCGCATGCTTGCGAGCGATCCTTTGTAGGCGCGCCCGATCGGCGAGCGAGCAACGGAAACGATGACGGCTTCGGTCATGGGGTGACTCCTTCTATAGTGGTGGCGCGAAGGATCGCGTCAGCGTTGGGTGTGTGTGCGAGAAATGCGGGCCACTCGCCGCCGCCATCGACCGGCAGGATGGCCCCGGTGATGTGGGCCGCGAGCGGCGAGACGAGCATGAGGCAGGCATCCCCGATTTCGGTCGGTTCGGCGAGCTGGCCACGGGGAATGGTCGCCGCGACGCGGGCATATTGCTCGGCGTCGCCATAGTGCGACCGCGCAGCCTCGGTCGCGACGAGGCCGCAGCTCACGGCGTTCACACGCACATGCGGTGCCCACTCAGTGGCGAGGCTGGTCGTGAGGCTCTCGAGCGCTGCCTTCGCGGCACCATAGATCGCGGTTCCCGGGCTCGGCCGGCGCGCGCTGATCGAGGTGATGTTCACGATGGATCCGCGCGACTCGCGCAGGGCCGGGTACGCGGCGCGGCACAGGAATGCCGCCGACAGGAAGTTCAGGTCGGTGACGGCGCGCAGATAGCGCGGTGAGCCAGCCTCGTAGCGGCCGAACGGGGATCCGCCGGCATTGTTCACGACGATGTCGATGCGCGAGTGGCGCGCGAGCACGTCGGCGACCCACTCCTCAATTCGTTCCGGATCACGCACGTCAAGCGCGCGGAAGGTGACCCCCTCGGGCAGATCCTCGGGCTCAGTGCGCCCGCAGATCTCGATCGTCGCGCCGGCCTCGAGGAATCGAGAAACAATTCCCCGACCCACGCCTCGACCACCGCCGGTCACCATGACTACCTTGCCTGACAGGTCAATTGACACGGACATGCGACCCCCTATCTCCATTGAATACGGCTTCTTCTGAGAATACCAAACAAATGCTAGGTTTGTTCCATGACGAACAATGATGTTCCCCAGGCCACCGCCATTGTGACGGGCGGAGCCGCCGGTATCGGCGGTGGCGTGAGCCGCCGCCTCGCCGCCGATGGCTTCCACGTGCTCCTCGTCGACAACGACGAGGCCGAGGCGCTGGCGACCCGAACCGACATCGAGAGGGCCGGCGGCCAGTGCACCGTCGTCGTCGCCGACGTCACCAGCGATGCGGGGGTCGCCGCGCTCGGCGCCGCCCTCGACATCATCACGGGCACGATCGACATCCTGGT from Leifsonia psychrotolerans encodes:
- a CDS encoding SDR family oxidoreductase — its product is MSVSIDLSGKVVMVTGGGRGVGRGIVSRFLEAGATIEICGRTEPEDLPEGVTFRALDVRDPERIEEWVADVLARHSRIDIVVNNAGGSPFGRYEAGSPRYLRAVTDLNFLSAAFLCRAAYPALRESRGSIVNITSISARRPSPGTAIYGAAKAALESLTTSLATEWAPHVRVNAVSCGLVATEAARSHYGDAEQYARVAATIPRGQLAEPTEIGDACLMLVSPLAAHITGAILPVDGGGEWPAFLAHTPNADAILRATTIEGVTP
- a CDS encoding acetyl-CoA C-acetyltransferase, yielding MTEAVIVSVARSPIGRAYKGSLASMRADDLAAQMVRAALDQVPALDAATIDDLMMGCAQPAGEQGYNIARIVALQLGLDTVPGTTVQRYCSSSLQTTRMAFHAIKSGEGEAFISAGVETVSRFGSGKSDGMPDTKNPSYAAAMQRTLDRAAAAGSTWSDPREAGELPDIYIAMGETAENVAQVRGVSRAAQDEWAVISQNRAEAAAARGFWVQDITPVTLADGTRVATDDGPRAGVTLEKVSSLQPVFREGGTVTAANCCPVNDGAAALVIMSDRKAKDLGLTPLARIVSTGVSALSPEIMGLGPVQAVQRALANAKMSIGDIDIMELNEAFAAQVLPSIDDIGMSADRVNVNGGAIALGHPFGMTGARMTATAIHALQERDEQFALETMCVAGGQGMAMVLERLS